A window from Leuconostoc mesenteroides subsp. mesenteroides encodes these proteins:
- a CDS encoding SprT family protein, whose amino-acid sequence MTDNELQNLVEKISYDSFDRPFQHHATFNNHLRTTGGRYFLKTHDLEFNPKMATLDDFDKIIKHELAHYHLHLSHQGYQHKDSDFKRLLARVGGMRYAPDIGRKQSSQYQWLYRCENGHNIIRRRRFKSERYRCGQCQGRIKFIGKLSNK is encoded by the coding sequence ATGACAGATAATGAATTACAAAATCTTGTTGAGAAAATATCATATGATAGTTTTGATCGTCCATTTCAACACCATGCAACATTCAATAATCATTTACGAACAACAGGTGGTCGCTATTTTTTAAAAACTCATGACTTAGAGTTTAATCCTAAAATGGCTACTTTGGACGATTTTGACAAAATTATCAAGCATGAACTAGCGCACTATCATCTACATTTAAGTCATCAAGGGTATCAACATAAAGATAGCGACTTCAAACGGTTATTAGCACGTGTTGGTGGCATGCGATATGCACCCGATATTGGTAGAAAACAATCATCGCAGTATCAATGGTTATATCGTTGTGAAAATGGGCATAATATTATTCGAAGACGCCGCTTTAAATCAGAACGCTATCGGTGTGGTCAATGTCAAGGACGGATAAAATTTATTGGTAAATTATCGAATAAATGA
- the acpP gene encoding acyl carrier protein encodes MAIEKEAIYNMMADEIAERFNVKRDTVTPDLNFLTDIDADSIDFVELVLEVEDMFNVEISDDDAENLVTLQQTVDYIVEHQN; translated from the coding sequence ATGGCAATTGAAAAAGAAGCAATTTATAATATGATGGCAGATGAAATTGCAGAACGATTTAATGTTAAAAGAGATACCGTTACGCCGGATTTGAATTTTTTGACAGATATCGATGCGGATTCTATTGACTTTGTTGAATTAGTATTAGAAGTAGAAGATATGTTTAATGTTGAAATTTCTGATGATGATGCTGAAAATTTGGTTACGTTGCAACAGACAGTCGACTACATTGTTGAACATCAAAATTAA
- a CDS encoding EamA family transporter yields MNKQGIIYGVLSATLFGISGILASILFHNQNINPEWLVGVRMISSGLILLLLSFCFLGRRVFEIWLNKKDIILIILYGIVGVLLAQSSFFLSVYFGDAATATILQSLGPTIIVILLSLAKRTLPSRLDTWSILIALTGVFLLITNGNINQLVVNYKALFWGILSAFGLAAYTLIPKPLLKKRSPFVIVAWGLLVGGIAENFFHPIWYIPSQVSTGDWIIIIFIIIAGTLLSYALYVMSLSQLKPTTASLLSTIEPMVATLLSVTLLHVHLMMFQVVGIIFIISTIFLISVPLERIFKKRISDSKTN; encoded by the coding sequence ATGAATAAGCAAGGTATAATTTATGGAGTTTTAAGCGCGACTTTATTTGGCATTAGTGGCATATTGGCAAGTATTTTATTTCATAATCAAAATATTAATCCGGAGTGGCTAGTTGGTGTCAGAATGATTTCGTCAGGGTTAATTTTGTTACTGTTATCATTTTGTTTTTTAGGTCGCCGGGTTTTTGAAATATGGCTGAACAAAAAAGATATTATTTTAATTATTTTATACGGCATTGTTGGTGTATTATTAGCACAATCTAGTTTCTTTTTATCTGTATACTTTGGTGATGCAGCAACAGCAACTATTTTGCAGTCACTTGGACCAACTATCATTGTTATTTTATTGAGCTTAGCAAAGAGAACGCTACCTTCACGCTTAGATACTTGGTCAATTCTGATTGCTTTAACTGGTGTATTTTTATTAATCACTAACGGTAATATTAATCAGTTAGTAGTCAATTATAAAGCCCTGTTTTGGGGTATACTATCTGCATTTGGTTTAGCTGCGTATACACTCATTCCAAAACCTTTGCTTAAAAAACGGTCACCTTTTGTTATAGTTGCTTGGGGATTATTGGTTGGCGGAATAGCTGAGAACTTTTTTCATCCTATTTGGTATATACCGTCTCAGGTAAGCACTGGAGACTGGATTATTATTATTTTTATTATTATAGCCGGTACATTACTATCTTATGCTTTATATGTGATGAGTTTGAGTCAATTAAAACCTACTACAGCAAGTTTACTATCTACCATTGAGCCGATGGTGGCGACCCTTTTGTCGGTGACACTTTTACATGTTCACTTAATGATGTTTCAAGTTGTAGGCATTATATTCATTATTTCAACAATATTTTTAATCAGCGTACCACTTGAGCGTATTTTTAAAAAAAGGATTAGTGATTCCAAAACAAATTAA
- a CDS encoding CPBP family intramembrane metalloprotease: MLETTNEVKPKSLLLRIINVSLVLFLIVVAPIPLMLTTTTDNIFLQILYAEIMFIFYIGIGFYAYRLLRKNISGPVFTKPNIRNWRGFWWLVGMWFLMIFIEVILAQLRVRLTGVTTTENQAAINELTSNLNVTMIAMVIYGTFLAPVVEELVFRGLILNYFFRKSWWWANIILSGLVFSLPHMDALPTNIADTLSFMIYASMGMVLAYIYKKTGDLKNSIAVHMMNNGITMIPLLVIAIRNAIQ, encoded by the coding sequence ATGCTTGAAACGACAAATGAAGTGAAACCAAAATCTTTACTGCTCAGAATAATTAATGTTTCTCTTGTGCTGTTTTTAATTGTTGTGGCACCCATTCCTTTGATGCTTACTACCACAACAGACAATATATTTTTACAAATATTGTATGCTGAAATAATGTTCATTTTTTATATAGGTATTGGGTTCTATGCTTATAGGCTGCTCAGAAAAAATATTTCTGGTCCAGTCTTCACTAAACCAAATATTAGAAATTGGCGAGGTTTTTGGTGGCTAGTAGGTATGTGGTTCCTGATGATATTCATCGAGGTAATACTTGCTCAATTACGAGTCCGACTAACAGGGGTCACTACAACCGAAAATCAGGCAGCTATTAATGAGCTAACTTCAAATCTAAATGTGACGATGATTGCCATGGTAATATATGGTACATTTTTGGCGCCTGTAGTTGAGGAATTAGTTTTTCGTGGCCTTATTTTAAATTATTTTTTTCGCAAAAGTTGGTGGTGGGCAAATATTATTTTGTCGGGTTTAGTTTTTTCACTACCACACATGGATGCGCTTCCCACGAATATCGCAGACACCTTAAGTTTTATGATATATGCTAGCATGGGGATGGTGCTCGCCTATATTTATAAAAAAACTGGTGATTTGAAAAATAGTATTGCCGTTCATATGATGAATAATGGTATAACAATGATTCCGTTGCTGGTTATAGCAATTAGGAATGCTATACAATAA
- a CDS encoding acyltransferase family protein: MENPKRRYIRGFDGLRALAVIGVILFHLMPTKFVGGWFGVPLFFVISGYLITDQLIQEFDRNHKIAIFKFYKRRIKRLYPALVVMLLIVTTIILLFDRQLIYNLRPTVETNLLYIFNFWAVNHGSSYFQQFGGASPFTHLWSLSIEGQFYFIWPLVVWVILRLALKRENIARVLILFSLLSAILMAVLYEPTAINRVYYGTDTRLFAILLGTAVAFVWPSIKLTNYVSNKVRRYLNIAGLCSFLLWMLGTLWLNGQQPATYYGLMYLLTIASTILVAVTAHPASLFSKVLDNKILNYLGKRSYSIYLYQLPVFVFYEKFIPHYQPNLLNILIEIVLVLLVSEVSYRYVENFFRNGQKLRQYGRWIVQSRNRFFLILTPTLIFLLFIGHGLASQDAGRPQPQTALQKKLLKNKLAVRKSNKKAQQANKQAPKKSNNQSMSTDDKKIVATYDLNATQYMNFKNMSFTAIGDSVMLDSAPYLQEINPKIFVDAKVGRQAYEAPELVKSMSNNNELAPNILVGLGTNGEIRRQDLDRMMKTFGTKRQVYWINNLVQSKPWQEDNNDMLAKANSDYKNLHIVDWYSLAKEHSDWFADDGVHQGPLGARNYVRLIVEKTGEVNKIK, from the coding sequence ATGGAAAATCCAAAAAGACGTTATATCAGGGGATTTGATGGCTTACGTGCTTTAGCTGTCATTGGTGTTATTTTATTTCATTTGATGCCCACAAAATTTGTCGGTGGCTGGTTTGGTGTGCCACTTTTTTTTGTAATTTCAGGATATTTAATTACTGATCAATTAATACAAGAGTTTGATCGTAATCACAAGATTGCAATTTTTAAGTTTTACAAACGGAGAATTAAACGTTTGTATCCAGCCTTGGTAGTCATGTTGTTGATAGTGACTACGATAATTTTGCTTTTTGATCGTCAGTTAATCTACAATCTACGTCCCACTGTTGAGACTAATTTATTGTATATTTTTAACTTTTGGGCAGTTAATCATGGTTCATCCTATTTTCAACAATTTGGTGGAGCTTCACCTTTCACACATCTATGGTCACTTTCGATAGAAGGACAGTTTTATTTTATTTGGCCGCTAGTTGTTTGGGTTATTTTAAGATTAGCTTTGAAGCGAGAAAATATTGCTAGAGTACTCATACTGTTCTCATTACTTAGTGCGATATTAATGGCTGTTTTGTATGAGCCTACTGCTATTAATCGAGTATATTATGGAACTGACACACGACTATTTGCTATTCTATTAGGAACAGCCGTAGCATTTGTTTGGCCCTCTATTAAACTCACTAATTATGTTAGCAACAAGGTACGACGCTACCTTAATATTGCGGGACTCTGTTCGTTTTTACTTTGGATGTTGGGAACACTATGGTTGAATGGACAACAGCCTGCAACTTACTATGGATTGATGTACTTATTGACTATAGCAAGTACTATTTTAGTTGCTGTAACAGCTCATCCAGCTTCGCTTTTTTCCAAGGTATTGGATAATAAGATATTAAATTATTTAGGGAAGCGTTCTTACAGTATCTACTTGTATCAGTTGCCAGTTTTTGTTTTTTACGAAAAATTCATCCCACATTATCAACCTAATCTGTTGAATATACTGATTGAAATTGTCCTTGTATTGCTAGTCAGTGAAGTAAGCTACCGTTATGTTGAAAACTTTTTTCGGAATGGACAAAAGTTGCGACAGTATGGTCGGTGGATTGTGCAATCGCGAAATCGTTTTTTCTTGATTTTAACACCTACACTGATTTTTTTGCTTTTCATCGGTCATGGATTAGCAAGCCAAGATGCTGGACGCCCACAACCACAGACAGCATTACAGAAAAAATTACTTAAAAATAAATTGGCAGTAAGAAAAAGCAATAAAAAAGCACAACAAGCTAATAAACAAGCGCCCAAAAAATCAAATAATCAAAGTATGTCTACAGATGATAAAAAAATAGTTGCAACATATGATTTAAATGCCACACAATACATGAACTTCAAGAATATGTCATTTACAGCTATTGGCGATTCGGTTATGTTAGATTCAGCACCGTATCTTCAAGAGATTAATCCCAAGATATTTGTCGATGCAAAGGTCGGTCGACAAGCTTACGAAGCACCCGAGTTAGTGAAAAGTATGTCTAATAATAATGAGCTAGCACCAAACATCTTGGTAGGTTTAGGTACAAATGGTGAGATTAGAAGACAAGATTTAGATCGCATGATGAAAACCTTTGGTACAAAGCGACAGGTTTATTGGATTAATAATTTAGTACAAAGCAAACCTTGGCAAGAAGATAATAATGATATGCTGGCGAAAGCTAATAGTGATTATAAAAATCTGCATATTGTTGACTGGTATAGTCTGGCAAAAGAACATTCGGATTGGTTTGCTGATGATGGTGTCCACCAAGGCCCTCTGGGCGCACGGAACTATGTCAGATTGATTGTTGAAAAAACAGGTGAAGTGAATAAAATCAAATAA
- a CDS encoding M24 family metallopeptidase, with translation MNAEKISALTSWLTKQELSGAIITNYHSVAYLSGFESDPIERVLALVLLENSEPFLFGPALEVNSMKESGWRYAALGYEDHENPWLKLANHIRTFTTGKKFAIEADNLTVARLNLLQTAFPDGQFSIDITDQINQLRLIKTPDEIAHMRAAGRDADRAFEIGFNTLKNGISELAVAAELEYELKKAGVSSMSFETLVQFGAHAADPHGSTSTNTLNTGEMALFDLGTMTEGYASDATRTVAFGNVSDEAKKIHAITLEAQLTAQSQAKIGMTASELDTIARNIITKSGYGQYFNHRLGHGLGSSVHEFPSIMAGNDMVIEEGMVFSIEPGIYVPGVAGVRIEDSGYMSKEGFIPYTHTTKELLQF, from the coding sequence ATGAATGCAGAAAAAATCAGTGCATTAACGAGCTGGCTGACCAAACAAGAGTTGTCAGGCGCTATCATTACAAATTATCACAGTGTTGCCTATTTAAGCGGTTTTGAATCTGATCCAATAGAACGTGTTTTAGCACTCGTGCTACTTGAAAATAGTGAACCTTTTTTGTTTGGACCAGCACTGGAAGTCAACAGTATGAAAGAAAGCGGCTGGCGCTATGCTGCTTTAGGTTATGAAGACCATGAGAATCCTTGGCTAAAATTAGCCAATCATATTAGAACATTTACCACAGGAAAAAAATTTGCCATTGAGGCCGATAACCTAACAGTTGCACGTCTTAACTTACTACAAACTGCTTTTCCTGACGGACAATTTTCTATTGATATTACCGATCAAATTAATCAACTCCGCCTAATCAAAACACCGGATGAAATAGCGCATATGAGGGCTGCTGGTCGTGATGCTGATCGTGCTTTTGAAATTGGCTTTAATACACTAAAGAACGGCATATCAGAGTTAGCTGTTGCTGCTGAATTAGAATATGAGCTCAAAAAAGCAGGCGTATCTAGTATGAGTTTTGAAACGCTCGTTCAATTTGGTGCACATGCTGCTGACCCACATGGCTCAACATCAACAAATACACTCAATACTGGTGAAATGGCGCTGTTTGATTTAGGAACAATGACTGAAGGGTATGCTTCCGATGCTACAAGGACAGTAGCTTTTGGAAACGTGAGCGATGAAGCAAAAAAAATACATGCTATTACGCTCGAAGCACAACTTACAGCCCAATCACAAGCTAAAATTGGTATGACAGCAAGCGAATTGGATACTATAGCACGAAATATCATTACAAAATCTGGCTATGGTCAATACTTCAATCATCGACTCGGACACGGATTAGGCTCATCAGTGCATGAGTTCCCCTCAATCATGGCGGGAAATGATATGGTTATTGAAGAAGGCATGGTATTTTCTATTGAACCTGGTATCTACGTTCCAGGTGTTGCTGGTGTCCGTATTGAAGACAGTGGTTATATGAGTAAAGAAGGTTTTATTCCTTATACTCACACAACCAAAGAACTACTACAATTTTGA
- the plsX gene encoding phosphate acyltransferase PlsX → MKIAIDAMGGDYAPMEIVKGVEIARDRYPDIEFLLFGTSEQVKPLVKNWAHITLIPTTEIIEMGDEPVKAMRHKKDSSMVRAANAVKAGEADALFSAGNTGALLSSAIFLIGRIKGVDRPALATAMPSFAGENDQFVFMDLGANAESKASHLYQYGILGSFYASHVLGIHDARVRLLNNGAEEDKGDEVHKTAHQLMKKSQSFNFLGNIEARELLEGTADVVVADGFSGNAALKATEGTALMMLKQIKQAIMETGIRGKMGGLLLKPAFKDIQKKLDYNEAGGAVILGVNAPVVKTHGSAKANAVANTMGQIKKMFEKNLVPDIRTYISDHKDELQAAKNELQ, encoded by the coding sequence ATGAAAATCGCAATAGATGCAATGGGTGGTGATTACGCACCAATGGAAATAGTCAAAGGGGTAGAAATCGCTCGCGATCGTTATCCAGATATCGAATTTTTATTATTTGGAACAAGTGAACAGGTGAAGCCACTTGTGAAGAACTGGGCACATATTACCCTAATCCCCACAACTGAAATTATTGAGATGGGTGATGAGCCAGTTAAAGCAATGCGACATAAAAAAGATTCATCAATGGTTCGTGCCGCAAATGCTGTTAAAGCCGGCGAAGCCGATGCTTTATTTAGTGCCGGCAATACTGGAGCGCTACTATCAAGTGCTATTTTCTTAATTGGTCGTATCAAAGGTGTTGATCGTCCAGCCTTGGCCACCGCTATGCCAAGCTTTGCTGGTGAAAACGATCAATTTGTATTTATGGATTTGGGTGCAAATGCTGAAAGCAAAGCCTCACATTTGTATCAATACGGAATATTAGGGAGCTTTTATGCTTCTCATGTTTTAGGCATTCATGATGCACGCGTGCGTTTATTGAACAATGGTGCAGAAGAGGATAAAGGGGATGAGGTTCATAAAACAGCACATCAGCTGATGAAAAAATCACAATCTTTTAATTTTTTGGGTAATATTGAAGCACGTGAATTATTAGAAGGAACTGCAGATGTAGTTGTTGCTGATGGCTTTTCGGGTAATGCAGCATTGAAAGCTACGGAAGGTACTGCATTGATGATGTTGAAGCAAATTAAGCAAGCCATCATGGAAACAGGGATTCGCGGTAAGATGGGCGGTCTCTTGTTAAAACCAGCTTTTAAAGATATACAAAAGAAGTTGGACTATAATGAGGCTGGTGGGGCAGTAATCTTGGGTGTTAATGCGCCTGTCGTTAAAACGCATGGTTCTGCTAAAGCCAATGCAGTAGCTAATACAATGGGACAAATTAAAAAAATGTTTGAAAAAAATCTGGTGCCAGACATTCGAACATACATCTCAGATCATAAGGATGAGTTACAAGCTGCTAAGAATGAATTGCAATAA
- a CDS encoding Cof-type HAD-IIB family hydrolase produces the protein MIKLILSDLDETLLDDDGTINAQNVAAVQNFVKNGGYFVPNTGRSYKSVFGTLKDLGLNKQNKQYVVSYNGGAIVEINEDGSEKIIVQHGMDLELAKKIFSLGQIQSDIDTHIYTIDTLFIYNISKNDEQYMKERSVPYQEMADDKLDFLSNEKTIMKVIFEHNDPDVLQKIANTVNEQLADKVLTTFSSNRYVEFNPMGSDKGSAGLELADMLGISRNEVAALGDNLNDAAQIKAAGVGVAVANAKTEIKEMADLVLSKTNNEGAVAEFINEHTGK, from the coding sequence ATGATAAAATTGATTCTTTCAGATTTAGATGAAACATTGCTCGATGATGATGGTACGATTAATGCTCAAAATGTGGCTGCTGTGCAAAATTTTGTAAAAAATGGGGGCTATTTTGTTCCTAATACTGGACGTTCTTATAAGTCTGTTTTTGGTACATTAAAAGATCTAGGCCTAAACAAACAAAACAAACAGTACGTAGTTTCATACAATGGTGGTGCAATAGTGGAAATCAATGAAGATGGTAGCGAAAAGATTATTGTCCAACACGGTATGGATTTAGAATTAGCCAAGAAAATTTTCTCTCTTGGTCAGATTCAATCAGACATTGATACGCACATCTACACGATAGATACATTATTCATTTATAATATTTCAAAAAATGATGAACAATACATGAAAGAACGCAGTGTACCGTATCAAGAAATGGCCGATGATAAGTTAGATTTTCTTTCGAATGAAAAAACGATAATGAAAGTAATTTTTGAACATAATGATCCGGATGTATTACAAAAAATCGCTAATACCGTTAATGAACAACTTGCTGATAAAGTATTGACAACATTCAGTTCCAATCGCTATGTTGAATTTAATCCCATGGGGAGTGACAAAGGCTCAGCTGGATTAGAATTAGCTGATATGTTGGGAATATCACGGAATGAAGTTGCTGCGTTGGGGGATAACTTGAATGATGCAGCTCAAATCAAAGCTGCAGGTGTAGGTGTGGCCGTGGCAAATGCTAAAACAGAAATCAAAGAAATGGCTGATTTAGTGTTGTCAAAGACAAATAATGAAGGCGCGGTTGCAGAATTCATTAATGAACATACAGGCAAATAA
- the ccpA gene encoding catabolite control protein A: MQKKQTATIYDVASRVGVSLATVSRVVNGNSNVRESTKRKVLDAIEELGYHPNAVARGLASKKTTTIGVVMPDVTDMYYSELARGIDDVANMYHYDVLLTNTDEDPVRETMAINNLASKQVDGIIFMGNELDREVLKTISSVDAPVVLAGSIDAEKVLPSVNIDYIAATKEAVEMVVKNGHERVALVTGPMEYAINKQHRLVGYQEGLEAAGQEFNEKLLFASHQDYSAGYQIADKIFAANATAAIVYDDEVALGIMNYMRDQGKSVPEDFEIITSNDTKFAIVTRPALTSIGQPKYDIGAVAMRMLTKLMNNEVVDNMQVMLPHTFEKRGTTIS; the protein is encoded by the coding sequence ATGCAAAAAAAGCAAACGGCTACAATTTATGATGTTGCTAGCCGAGTTGGCGTATCTCTAGCTACAGTATCGCGAGTTGTGAATGGCAACAGTAATGTTCGTGAATCTACGAAACGTAAAGTATTGGATGCAATTGAAGAATTGGGTTACCACCCAAATGCTGTAGCACGCGGGCTAGCTTCGAAAAAAACAACTACCATTGGTGTTGTGATGCCAGACGTAACAGACATGTACTATTCAGAGTTAGCACGAGGAATTGATGATGTCGCTAATATGTACCATTACGATGTCTTGCTAACAAATACAGATGAAGATCCTGTGCGTGAAACGATGGCCATTAACAATCTTGCTAGCAAACAAGTTGATGGTATTATTTTTATGGGCAATGAATTAGATCGTGAAGTTTTAAAGACAATCTCATCTGTTGATGCACCAGTTGTTTTAGCTGGTTCTATTGATGCTGAAAAAGTGTTGCCAAGTGTTAACATTGACTATATTGCAGCTACTAAAGAAGCGGTTGAAATGGTAGTCAAAAATGGACATGAACGTGTGGCATTGGTTACTGGACCAATGGAGTATGCAATTAACAAACAACATCGTCTAGTTGGTTACCAAGAAGGCTTAGAAGCTGCCGGACAAGAGTTTAATGAGAAGTTGTTATTTGCCTCCCATCAGGACTATTCTGCTGGCTATCAAATCGCTGATAAAATTTTTGCTGCTAATGCAACAGCAGCTATCGTTTATGATGATGAAGTCGCATTGGGAATCATGAATTATATGCGTGATCAAGGAAAGTCAGTTCCTGAAGATTTTGAAATTATCACATCAAATGATACAAAATTTGCAATTGTGACGCGTCCAGCATTAACATCAATTGGTCAACCTAAGTACGACATTGGTGCAGTCGCAATGCGTATGTTAACTAAATTAATGAATAATGAAGTGGTCGATAATATGCAAGTCATGTTGCCACATACATTTGAAAAACGAGGAACAACAATTAGTTAA
- a CDS encoding MFS transporter — MFKNIRKLTPFSLALLSIAFIMSISQSTMTTAYPILMKSFNVDASTVQWLTTGFMVAMTLVMPLSPWLLDNVSLRKLLNGIVAIFLLGTFLAMVTPSFNGIIIGRLLEGLAVGALFPTFQSVIMENTDKTQRGAAMGVVGLVMGSALAVGPIISGLVLQWISWRALFMLFFVILLILIIVLQNKIENTHTMKPSEFDWFSAITLLGFGGILYDISIIPTSGINFSWWLILIISIGLLAIFIVRQIKLPQPFLDLAVLKYRGYVPAMFLTGLSYSGLIIATVLMPLFYQKVFHFSPLWSGLLMVPAAIFLSQLNPKSGVMLNRIGLKKLVYIGMTMMFVGYAILGTLGSISWIACLIAAMLLEGGNAFIMMPSITAANNALPKNLVSHGTAIITTMRQVIGAGSVVVASILITAIDVNSSFVNALLMTSRWFIVVPLIGLLLTIRIKSE, encoded by the coding sequence ATGTTTAAAAACATTAGAAAATTAACACCATTTTCACTTGCCTTATTATCGATTGCATTTATCATGTCGATTAGTCAGTCTACTATGACAACTGCTTATCCGATTCTAATGAAAAGTTTTAATGTTGATGCGAGCACCGTTCAGTGGTTAACAACGGGCTTTATGGTTGCAATGACACTTGTCATGCCACTAAGTCCTTGGCTTTTGGATAATGTGTCCTTACGTAAATTACTCAATGGTATTGTAGCCATTTTTTTACTAGGAACGTTTTTGGCTATGGTAACGCCAAGTTTTAACGGTATTATTATCGGGCGGTTGCTAGAAGGGTTAGCGGTGGGGGCTTTATTTCCGACATTTCAAAGTGTGATTATGGAAAATACTGATAAAACTCAACGTGGTGCAGCTATGGGCGTAGTTGGTTTAGTTATGGGTTCAGCATTAGCTGTTGGTCCGATTATTTCTGGTCTGGTTCTGCAGTGGATTTCTTGGCGTGCCTTATTTATGTTATTTTTTGTCATATTATTAATTTTGATTATTGTTTTACAAAATAAAATAGAAAACACGCATACTATGAAGCCATCTGAATTTGATTGGTTTTCAGCCATAACATTACTCGGATTTGGTGGTATTTTGTATGATATTTCAATCATTCCAACATCAGGAATTAACTTTTCGTGGTGGTTGATTTTAATAATTAGCATCGGCTTATTGGCCATATTCATTGTCCGTCAAATAAAATTACCGCAACCGTTTTTAGATCTAGCGGTACTCAAATATAGAGGCTATGTTCCAGCTATGTTTCTAACTGGATTATCGTACTCCGGATTGATTATTGCAACAGTTTTAATGCCTTTATTTTATCAAAAGGTTTTTCATTTCAGCCCATTGTGGTCAGGATTACTTATGGTGCCTGCGGCAATCTTTCTAAGTCAATTAAATCCAAAATCAGGGGTAATGCTCAACAGAATTGGATTAAAAAAATTAGTTTATATCGGTATGACAATGATGTTTGTAGGGTATGCAATTTTGGGTACTTTAGGGTCGATTTCATGGATAGCGTGCTTAATAGCAGCTATGTTACTTGAAGGAGGTAATGCATTCATTATGATGCCTTCAATTACTGCGGCAAATAATGCACTTCCTAAAAACCTAGTGAGTCATGGTACTGCAATTATTACCACAATGCGTCAAGTTATTGGCGCAGGTAGTGTTGTTGTTGCTTCTATTTTAATCACTGCAATTGATGTCAATTCGTCATTTGTAAATGCATTGCTAATGACAAGTCGTTGGTTTATTGTTGTGCCACTCATTGGATTATTACTGACAATCAGAATCAAGTCGGAGTAA
- a CDS encoding cation:proton antiporter, producing MINILLLITITLLFGKVAIKLGFAEVIGQLLAGIVIGMSFLNVVHSTSLVHMLSEIGIFILMLSSGLASDMKTMKKYVKASSLIAIMGVTVPVIVFPIVFILMGYSTSVSFFSGIVFSATSISITLAVLAEQKKLASVVGAIILSAAIIDDVISLVAVTLFSVFIGNGGFNISSLLPLLAFVIGIFLRKTSIADQIFENTNQIGQWIFYPIFFGSIGLNVTISQLNNKIVVIILFILLAIITKFIGAWIGAKMSGLKNTEAKAIGAGMISRGEMALVITQIGLSSQVINDTVSGEFILVIIFSTLIAPILMKPLFANI from the coding sequence ATGATAAACATTTTATTATTAATCACAATAACTCTATTGTTTGGGAAAGTGGCTATCAAGCTAGGTTTTGCAGAAGTCATAGGCCAGTTACTTGCTGGTATTGTTATAGGTATGAGCTTTTTAAACGTCGTTCATAGCACAAGTTTAGTTCATATGTTGTCTGAAATTGGTATTTTTATATTGATGCTAAGTTCTGGATTGGCGTCAGATATGAAAACAATGAAAAAATATGTCAAAGCTTCATCATTGATAGCAATCATGGGGGTTACTGTCCCGGTGATTGTATTTCCAATCGTATTTATTTTAATGGGATATAGTACATCAGTGTCTTTTTTTTCGGGTATAGTTTTTTCTGCCACATCAATATCAATTACATTAGCTGTTTTGGCTGAGCAAAAAAAGTTGGCATCAGTAGTTGGCGCAATAATATTGTCAGCTGCCATAATTGATGATGTCATCTCATTGGTAGCGGTCACTTTATTTTCGGTATTTATTGGTAATGGTGGCTTCAATATAAGTAGTCTGTTACCATTGCTTGCTTTTGTTATTGGCATTTTTCTTAGGAAAACATCGATTGCGGACCAAATATTCGAAAATACAAATCAGATTGGACAGTGGATTTTTTATCCTATTTTCTTTGGATCAATAGGCTTGAATGTTACGATAAGCCAGTTGAATAATAAAATTGTAGTGATTATCTTATTTATTTTGTTAGCGATTATCACAAAATTTATTGGCGCATGGATTGGAGCTAAAATGTCAGGATTGAAAAATACAGAAGCAAAAGCCATTGGTGCCGGTATGATATCGAGAGGGGAAATGGCGTTAGTGATTACACAGATAGGTTTATCATCACAAGTCATTAACGATACGGTATCAGGGGAGTTTATCTTGGTGATTATTTTTTCTACACTCATTGCACCAATTTTAATGAAACCATTATTTGCTAACATATAA